Proteins from a single region of Sporosarcina sp. P33:
- a CDS encoding major capsid protein produces MDLLTTHEMLEAIETVGRPKTFLKDTFFAGEKTFVTEEVLFDVKKGRRLMAPVVAPRVGGITVERDAFRTEKLLAPRVAPQRVMTLDDLMKRGFGEQVNSRKTPAQRQLELTAQDLTELNDSISRREEWMAAQALFEGQVTLRGRVSDTNDRYVEQQVDYGFTNKVVLSGTSMWAGADSDIVGNIRSWRQRVIKSSGVAPDTLILGEDAVTAFLNDKNLQSLLDKRRINMMEIEPRLVNDAITFLGRLPGLGVDVYAYDEWYLDDDGTEKPYVPANAAVLAKSGSGAFAYGAITQMDEDTKNFVTTEGRAVPKRWNDVDNDIKMLRLTSRPVPMPTDVDGWLVAQVVG; encoded by the coding sequence ATGGATCTATTAACAACTCATGAAATGCTGGAAGCGATCGAAACAGTCGGTCGACCTAAAACATTTCTAAAAGACACGTTCTTTGCCGGTGAAAAAACTTTCGTCACGGAAGAAGTGCTGTTTGACGTAAAAAAAGGTCGCCGCCTCATGGCTCCTGTAGTTGCTCCTCGCGTAGGCGGGATCACTGTAGAGAGGGACGCGTTCCGCACTGAAAAACTGCTCGCTCCTCGCGTGGCTCCTCAGCGAGTTATGACACTCGATGATTTGATGAAAAGAGGCTTCGGTGAGCAAGTCAACAGCCGAAAGACTCCTGCGCAGCGCCAACTTGAGTTGACGGCTCAAGACCTAACGGAACTCAACGACTCGATTTCACGACGTGAAGAATGGATGGCAGCGCAGGCGTTATTCGAAGGACAAGTCACGCTGCGCGGAAGAGTGAGCGACACGAACGATCGATACGTTGAGCAACAAGTTGATTACGGTTTTACAAATAAAGTCGTACTTTCCGGTACATCTATGTGGGCCGGAGCGGACTCTGACATTGTCGGCAACATCCGATCTTGGCGCCAGCGCGTCATTAAGTCGTCTGGGGTAGCGCCGGATACCTTGATTCTTGGAGAAGATGCTGTAACAGCGTTTTTGAATGATAAAAATCTGCAATCTCTCTTGGATAAACGACGGATCAACATGATGGAAATTGAGCCGCGTCTTGTAAATGATGCTATCACCTTCCTTGGCAGACTTCCTGGACTGGGTGTCGACGTTTATGCATATGACGAGTGGTACTTGGATGACGATGGCACGGAAAAACCTTACGTTCCTGCCAATGCGGCGGTGCTCGCGAAATCAGGAAGCGGAGCGTTTGCTTACGGCGCTATTACTCAGATGGATGAAGACACGAAAAACTTTGTTACTACGGAAGGGCGGGCGGTTCCTAAACGATGGAACGACGTGGATAACGATATTAAAATGCTTCGTTTGACATCTCGTCCGGTACCTATGCCGACTGACGTTGACGGCTGGCTTGTAGCGCAAGTAGTAGGATAA
- a CDS encoding LuxR C-terminal-related transcriptional regulator — protein MLLDEYKKTAKLTRAMQSNLNNKITDCEHGIETMKNTGMGASADRGEIYMTADDVRAWESQYKKLKSENKVLKQEKEIINSMISSLTYSIHCIRYNTEPPVSRSIERRAYYEREIPFEHHWIERRKDDESFTTYDPWPTEQSEDKEYEEKIRKELVEEIKKCLTPRQVDVMELVSMDFSASQIGEMLGITRRAVNYTIEAARKKIKDEGWQML, from the coding sequence ATGTTGCTTGATGAGTATAAAAAGACCGCGAAATTAACCAGAGCCATGCAAAGTAATCTAAATAATAAAATAACGGATTGTGAACATGGAATTGAAACGATGAAGAATACGGGAATGGGTGCGAGTGCAGATAGAGGGGAAATCTATATGACTGCCGACGACGTCCGTGCATGGGAATCGCAATACAAGAAACTAAAAAGTGAGAATAAAGTTTTAAAACAAGAAAAAGAAATTATCAACAGTATGATATCCAGCCTAACGTACAGCATCCATTGCATCCGTTACAACACAGAGCCTCCAGTCTCGCGAAGTATTGAGCGCCGAGCATACTACGAAAGAGAAATACCTTTTGAGCATCATTGGATTGAGCGAAGGAAAGACGATGAATCATTTACTACATATGACCCATGGCCTACTGAGCAAAGTGAAGACAAAGAGTATGAAGAAAAAATACGTAAGGAGCTTGTGGAGGAGATAAAGAAATGCTTGACTCCAAGACAAGTCGACGTAATGGAATTGGTGTCTATGGACTTCTCCGCCTCACAGATAGGTGAAATGCTTGGTATAACCAGACGGGCGGTTAATTATACAATCGAAGCGGCGAGAAAGAAAATAAAGGATGAAGGGTGGCAGATGTTATGA
- a CDS encoding phage terminase large subunit family protein gives MKENKTAGLFRRIISQGLTPPPDLTVSQWADQHRKLSRESSAEAGQWRTSRTPYLREIMDAMNDPYIEDIVIMASAQVGKSEILLNGLGYFIDYDPSPILFIQPTEAKAKDFSKERIAPMIRDTPRLTDRVGNSKTRDSSNTILFKSFPGGFIALGGANAPAGLAARPIRIVLADEIDRFPASAGDEGDPLDLAEKRTTAFYNRKKIKVSTPTVKGVSRIEKEFELSTMEYYNLPCPRCEALQPLRWSQIDFETESHRCTECGFLSNEFEWKRQEGHWIATAESAMRGFHLNELISPFKRWGEIINDFKTAKKKGTEALKVFVNTSLGESWEEEGQELEEDVLYNRREDYDAPVPEGVKILTAAVDVQDDRFEIEVVGWGVGKESWGIEYHIMHGDLNENRIWEELDKYLLKTWQKADGRQFGIACTLIDSGGHFTQEVYRFVHPREARRVYAIKGASSRKGEYTPLIAGTSRPKPMRALLVTLGVNEGKSKVMSSLRVEEFGPNYCHYPKGGGYGLEYFRTLTAERLETRYEKGIPYQKWVQTRARNEGFDLRVYNTAAIEILNPNFDVEYQMIAKPAGKRRRRRRSQ, from the coding sequence TTGAAAGAAAATAAAACAGCCGGTTTATTCCGTAGGATTATCAGCCAGGGACTTACCCCTCCTCCAGATTTAACTGTATCGCAATGGGCCGATCAGCATCGTAAGCTATCGAGAGAATCATCAGCGGAGGCAGGGCAATGGAGAACGTCCAGAACTCCTTACTTGAGAGAAATTATGGACGCCATGAATGATCCATATATCGAAGACATTGTGATTATGGCTTCGGCGCAGGTGGGAAAGTCGGAAATCCTGCTGAACGGTCTCGGTTATTTTATCGACTATGACCCTTCCCCGATTCTTTTCATCCAGCCGACGGAAGCTAAAGCAAAAGACTTTTCAAAAGAGCGTATTGCCCCGATGATTCGGGATACTCCGAGATTGACTGACCGGGTAGGAAATTCTAAGACGCGGGATTCTTCCAATACGATTCTTTTTAAATCCTTCCCCGGTGGATTCATTGCACTCGGCGGGGCGAATGCGCCTGCCGGACTGGCAGCCCGTCCGATCCGCATCGTGTTAGCGGATGAGATTGACCGGTTCCCTGCTTCTGCAGGTGACGAAGGGGATCCGCTGGACTTGGCCGAGAAGAGAACTACTGCCTTTTATAACCGGAAGAAAATAAAAGTATCGACCCCGACTGTTAAAGGCGTTTCGCGGATCGAAAAAGAATTTGAACTTAGCACGATGGAATACTACAACTTACCGTGTCCTCGCTGTGAAGCGTTGCAACCATTACGGTGGAGTCAAATTGATTTTGAAACAGAATCGCACCGTTGTACAGAGTGCGGTTTTTTGAGTAATGAATTCGAGTGGAAGCGTCAAGAGGGGCATTGGATCGCCACTGCGGAATCGGCTATGCGCGGCTTCCACCTGAATGAATTGATCAGTCCGTTCAAGCGCTGGGGCGAAATCATCAACGATTTCAAAACGGCGAAGAAAAAAGGGACGGAAGCGCTGAAAGTATTCGTGAATACCTCGCTCGGCGAGAGCTGGGAAGAAGAAGGTCAAGAACTCGAAGAAGATGTGCTTTATAACCGGCGTGAAGATTATGACGCACCTGTGCCTGAGGGAGTAAAGATATTAACTGCAGCAGTCGACGTCCAGGATGATCGTTTTGAAATCGAAGTAGTGGGCTGGGGTGTCGGCAAAGAAAGCTGGGGCATCGAGTATCACATCATGCATGGCGACCTGAATGAGAACCGTATCTGGGAAGAGCTCGATAAGTATCTCCTGAAGACATGGCAGAAAGCTGACGGCCGGCAGTTCGGTATAGCCTGTACACTGATCGACAGCGGCGGACACTTCACACAAGAGGTTTACCGGTTTGTGCATCCGCGTGAAGCACGCAGAGTGTATGCCATTAAAGGGGCTTCCAGCCGGAAAGGTGAGTACACTCCGCTGATTGCCGGAACGAGCAGGCCTAAACCGATGAGAGCGTTGTTGGTTACATTGGGCGTCAATGAAGGAAAAAGCAAAGTGATGTCCAGTTTGCGTGTGGAAGAGTTTGGCCCTAACTATTGTCACTATCCAAAAGGCGGAGGGTACGGATTGGAATACTTCCGCACGTTGACGGCAGAACGATTGGAAACGCGATATGAAAAAGGTATCCCGTATCAAAAATGGGTGCAGACAAGAGCGCGGAACGAAGGTTTTGACCTCCGGGTATACAATACGGCTGCGATCGAGATTCTGAATCCAAACTTTGATGTTGAATATCAAATGATAGCCAAACCGGCAGGAAAAAGAAGAAGAAGGAGGCGCAGTCAGTGA
- a CDS encoding head maturation protease, ClpP-related, whose protein sequence is MKIRMNGPIIDDSESWIYRIFGIDAVYPKSINQQIEKAEREGKQELTVLINSGGGSVFAASEIYTALKSFKGKVHTQIVGIAASAASFIANAGECSISPTGQIMVHNASMANRGDYRSMDKSSDILRNVNASIRNAYKAKTGKSDEEIIKLMEDETWMTAQQALELGFVDKIMFEDDASTLGITASNESGALPRNVVDKMQDLLAEGKIKPSNSTGAPDDEKQTLEALLSSGDITLEDIQNVLNGSSAISNQKNNQPEQGDEKMDIEKIKNDHPELYKSIKEEGYEEGVTAERERIQSIEDLSYPGVEDLVNKAKFENSVTAPELAMQIVKAEKAMGTKFLNDRNADAQNAGTVPPGSIDEADKKQKSAENASALAAAMGGSRK, encoded by the coding sequence ATGAAAATCAGAATGAATGGACCAATCATTGACGATTCCGAATCATGGATTTATCGGATTTTTGGCATCGATGCAGTATATCCGAAGTCGATTAATCAACAAATCGAAAAAGCGGAGAGGGAAGGCAAGCAAGAGTTGACCGTTCTGATTAACAGCGGAGGCGGCTCTGTCTTTGCGGCATCCGAAATTTACACGGCGTTAAAGTCGTTCAAAGGGAAGGTGCATACGCAGATTGTCGGCATCGCAGCGAGCGCAGCTTCTTTTATCGCAAACGCGGGAGAATGTTCCATTTCTCCGACCGGTCAGATCATGGTGCATAATGCGTCCATGGCCAACCGTGGGGACTATCGTTCAATGGATAAATCGAGCGATATTCTTCGGAACGTCAATGCCTCTATTCGTAACGCCTACAAGGCTAAAACTGGCAAGAGTGATGAAGAAATCATCAAGCTGATGGAAGACGAAACGTGGATGACGGCCCAGCAGGCGCTGGAACTTGGATTTGTTGACAAGATCATGTTCGAGGATGACGCGTCTACGCTTGGTATTACTGCAAGCAATGAAAGCGGCGCACTTCCAAGAAATGTAGTCGACAAAATGCAAGACCTTCTGGCAGAAGGAAAAATCAAGCCGTCCAACAGCACAGGTGCTCCAGATGATGAAAAACAGACTTTGGAAGCGTTGCTGTCATCCGGCGACATTACTCTGGAGGATATTCAGAATGTATTAAACGGTTCGTCTGCCATCAGTAATCAAAAAAATAACCAACCTGAACAAGGAGATGAAAAAATGGATATCGAAAAAATCAAAAATGATCACCCGGAACTGTATAAATCGATTAAAGAAGAAGGATACGAGGAAGGCGTGACTGCAGAAAGAGAACGGATCCAATCTATCGAAGATTTATCTTACCCAGGTGTTGAAGACCTGGTCAATAAAGCGAAGTTTGAAAACAGTGTGACGGCCCCAGAGCTGGCTATGCAAATCGTAAAAGCTGAAAAAGCGATGGGTACAAAGTTTTTAAATGACCGAAATGCCGATGCACAAAATGCCGGAACTGTACCGCCGGGATCTATTGACGAAGCGGACAAAAAACAAAAGAGCGCAGAAAATGCTAGTGCTTTGGCTGCCGCTATGGGAGGGTCAAGAAAATGA
- a CDS encoding type IV toxin-antitoxin system AbiEi family antitoxin domain-containing protein: MSGKGLKERNYLVSTDEICEIMGLSARRIQQLVDEKAIVRASHGKYDLVASVRSFNEYTKNKLIEEDADLDKLREETLWIRARRMKSEAEYNIMSGELHRSSDVEEVMNKMMEFFRSQLLSLPTRSAGKVLGETDINAIRETLRSDIKELMTILSDYDPAVFYEQSDDKIYVESPEEAGVVERK; encoded by the coding sequence ATGAGTGGCAAGGGATTGAAGGAAAGAAATTATTTAGTTTCGACAGATGAAATTTGCGAAATCATGGGTTTGAGCGCACGCAGAATTCAGCAGCTGGTGGATGAAAAAGCCATCGTTCGAGCGTCACACGGCAAGTATGATTTGGTTGCCAGCGTTCGAAGCTTCAACGAATACACAAAAAACAAGCTGATTGAAGAAGATGCGGATCTTGATAAGTTGAGAGAAGAAACTCTTTGGATCAGAGCTAGGCGCATGAAGTCGGAAGCGGAATATAACATCATGTCCGGTGAATTGCACCGATCTTCTGACGTGGAAGAAGTCATGAACAAAATGATGGAGTTTTTTCGATCGCAGTTATTGTCTTTGCCTACACGCTCGGCTGGAAAAGTTTTAGGCGAGACGGACATCAATGCAATTCGCGAAACTTTAAGAAGCGACATCAAAGAGCTGATGACCATTTTGTCAGATTATGATCCGGCAGTCTTTTATGAGCAGAGTGATGACAAGATTTATGTGGAGAGCCCAGAGGAGGCCGGCGTCGTTGAAAGAAAATAA
- a CDS encoding phage portal protein: MNLVDKVVNYFNPAAGVKRAAHREARSIITNGYSQHGASTGKNSTRGWQVFSGSAKEDIDAHNKTLRERSRDLYMSGGIATGAIKTLNTNVVGSGLRLNPQIDYEFLGMTLEQAGEWKRNVKREFDLWADSINCDATRVNNFYELQQLAFLSQLMSGDAFVTLPVKKRVGSPYELCIQLIEADRCSTPTDKWGSDDIVNGVETDEYGEVVAFHFAKHHPGSAMFMLTNQWTRMERFGSITGRPNVLHLMEMERPEQRRGVPMLTPVIEQLKQLTRYSDAELMAAVINGMYAIFIESENESVPGSDLGGIDQSQQQDLGEEYDNDIQIGNGAVNFLNPGEKMAETKVGRPNTAFDGFVTSICRQVGAALEIPYEILLKHFTSSYSASRAALLEAWKMYRKKRDGLATDFCQPVFEEWLAEAVAKGRVKAPGFFSDPSIRKAYSRAEWNGPSQGQLNPVQEVRASIMKVENGFSTREKETVELSGGSYDSNHRTLVAEERARRKEGLSKPLDDEARDLEGGEEIK; encoded by the coding sequence ATGAATCTAGTTGACAAAGTAGTGAACTACTTTAATCCTGCCGCAGGTGTGAAACGTGCGGCTCATAGAGAAGCCCGAAGCATAATAACGAATGGCTATAGTCAGCACGGCGCAAGTACCGGAAAAAACAGTACGCGCGGGTGGCAAGTTTTCTCCGGATCAGCAAAAGAAGATATTGATGCGCACAACAAAACACTACGAGAGCGTTCGCGCGATTTATACATGAGCGGCGGTATTGCAACGGGTGCAATCAAAACACTTAATACAAATGTCGTCGGCTCCGGCTTGCGACTTAATCCGCAAATCGATTATGAGTTTCTCGGAATGACGTTGGAGCAAGCGGGTGAATGGAAGCGCAATGTTAAGCGGGAGTTTGATTTATGGGCCGACAGTATAAATTGCGACGCTACTCGCGTGAATAATTTTTATGAACTTCAACAGTTGGCGTTTTTGTCGCAGTTGATGTCTGGTGATGCATTTGTCACGTTGCCTGTAAAGAAAAGAGTGGGATCACCATACGAATTGTGCATCCAGTTGATAGAGGCGGATCGCTGCAGCACGCCTACTGACAAGTGGGGATCAGACGATATAGTCAACGGTGTAGAAACCGACGAATACGGAGAAGTTGTCGCTTTTCACTTTGCAAAACATCATCCCGGATCTGCTATGTTTATGCTGACTAATCAATGGACGCGCATGGAGAGATTCGGTTCTATCACTGGACGGCCAAATGTATTGCATCTGATGGAGATGGAAAGACCGGAACAGCGCCGCGGTGTACCGATGCTTACACCGGTTATCGAGCAGCTGAAACAGTTGACCCGATATTCGGATGCTGAATTGATGGCTGCGGTGATCAACGGCATGTATGCAATTTTCATTGAATCGGAAAATGAATCAGTTCCCGGCTCCGATTTAGGCGGCATTGACCAGTCGCAACAGCAGGATTTGGGCGAAGAATACGATAACGATATCCAGATTGGTAATGGCGCGGTCAACTTCTTGAATCCCGGAGAAAAGATGGCCGAAACTAAAGTCGGACGGCCGAATACGGCGTTTGATGGTTTTGTGACATCTATTTGCCGTCAAGTGGGCGCGGCGTTAGAAATACCATACGAAATATTGCTGAAGCATTTTACTTCATCGTATTCTGCATCAAGAGCAGCGTTACTGGAAGCTTGGAAGATGTACCGAAAAAAAAGAGATGGCTTGGCTACTGATTTCTGCCAGCCTGTTTTTGAAGAATGGCTTGCTGAAGCAGTTGCGAAAGGCCGAGTGAAAGCGCCCGGCTTCTTTTCTGATCCGTCTATCCGTAAAGCATATAGTAGAGCCGAATGGAACGGTCCGTCTCAAGGTCAGTTGAATCCAGTGCAAGAGGTGCGTGCATCAATTATGAAAGTTGAGAACGGATTCTCGACGCGGGAAAAAGAGACAGTCGAACTGTCAGGCGGCAGCTATGATTCAAATCACCGCACGTTGGTCGCTGAAGAACGCGCAAGAAGAAAAGAAGGGTTGTCAAAGCCGCTTGATGATGAAGCGCGAGACTTAGAAGGAGGTGAAGAAATTAAATGA
- a CDS encoding tyrosine-type recombinase/integrase → MNSVEPIREDEDVVAMANYLKERNERDYVMFLVGIYTGLRISDILPLRAADVEKTHLVLFEKKTSKMKRIILHPQLKKVLRDYTMNMKRTQLLFPSRKTGRGKKQKPISRKRAYEILKSASEDLGFEIRIGTHTMRKTFGFRYYQQHKDVAELQEIYNHGSQTETLRYIGVMSERIEQKIYDMDRISGI, encoded by the coding sequence ATGAACTCAGTGGAACCGATCCGAGAAGATGAAGATGTCGTGGCGATGGCCAACTACCTGAAAGAACGGAATGAAAGAGACTATGTTATGTTCCTGGTCGGTATCTATACTGGACTTCGGATATCTGACATACTGCCTCTGCGTGCAGCGGATGTAGAGAAAACGCATTTAGTATTGTTTGAGAAAAAGACCAGCAAGATGAAACGCATCATCCTCCATCCGCAGCTGAAGAAAGTATTGAGAGACTACACCATGAATATGAAAAGGACGCAATTGTTATTCCCTTCCCGCAAAACTGGAAGAGGCAAAAAGCAAAAACCGATTTCCAGAAAACGTGCTTACGAAATTCTGAAATCAGCATCTGAGGATTTAGGTTTTGAGATTCGGATCGGCACGCACACGATGCGCAAGACATTCGGATTTCGATACTACCAGCAGCACAAGGACGTAGCTGAGTTGCAGGAGATATACAATCACGGCTCGCAGACGGAGACCTTGCGATACATCGGAGTCATGTCGGAGCGGATCGAACAGAAGATTTATGATATGGACAGGATCAGCGGAATATGA
- a CDS encoding DUF6148 family protein encodes MSKPLIDSKTAREHFDAWLQAELQVSQGQSYTIGSRTLTRVHISEIRKMLDYWRNKVQEAEMIESGRNVSRVRRFIPRDL; translated from the coding sequence GTGAGTAAACCTTTGATTGATTCAAAAACTGCAAGAGAGCATTTCGATGCTTGGCTGCAGGCTGAATTGCAAGTTTCACAGGGGCAGAGTTACACAATAGGCAGTCGAACACTAACTCGGGTGCATATATCCGAAATCCGAAAGATGCTGGACTACTGGCGAAACAAAGTACAGGAAGCGGAAATGATAGAGTCGGGCAGGAACGTTTCGAGGGTGCGCAGATTTATTCCGCGTGACCTGTAA